One Bacteroidales bacterium DNA segment encodes these proteins:
- a CDS encoding glycosyl hydrolase, whose product MKQLFLFLFLVLAVQSACARSGERSGGSEYWPPVMKESKPWTRWWWMGSAVREAELERLLNDYASKGFGGVEITPIYGVRGEESNYIDFLSPEWMEMLSLTIGAASRNQMGVDMNTGTGWPFGGPHVTSEHAAKRLRFYSLERAAGDSIQSFIKGFASKQGETLLALSGISESGERLNLLQQQAKPGGFDNGVWTLYAATQENTGQLVKRAAPGGEGPVFNHFSRAATEQYLDRFDAAMQGINPGIRCFFNDSYELGYASSTDDLFETFKRRKAYDLSLYLMELSGQGSDDITGRIKADYRDVLGKMLLENFTETWNSRAHSYGIRTRNQAHGSPANLLDLYSLVDVPEVETFNATFFPFLEKYLAKNGTKYTESNRLFRKLATSAAHMKGGRLVSCETFTWLNEHFRTPLYQCKPEIDHLFAEGINHLIFHGTAYSPETAEWPGWLFYASVHMEPNNPQWEDIGAMNSYITRCQSVLQQGEHRSDLLVYWSPDEYNHSPEGLELRLSLHTAGNWMRMPEIDSLYDKGYQFDFISDRIIASCEVRDGRIFTHGKVPYTAIFIPKLQRIRLETFKKLLQMAEKGAPVIFSNIPERVTGFRDFQMQEAELAALIASLRFDEQRGIRMASRGEGSVFQGELQQVLAFLGITRETLADHGIKAISRITDKGTYYFIANHEREGIDAWVSFCRGGRSALFMDPMSGQVSQAESTFDGEAGRVHVVLKPGASMIIFFTNEEVAGVDPHPYYREEDKMELPGPWSLKTIRGFQAYPTDTLLVKPVYWSDISGADFKRFAGTCEYSTRFHLDKIPGDNYLLRFEGVEASARVFVNGQEAGVLWSFPFEMKVGHLLQEGENELRVRVSNLGANAIRELDRRRTDWKKFHDINFVNVDYKSFDASGWDILPSGIGGIVELVRLKPGNCL is encoded by the coding sequence ATGAAACAGCTTTTTTTATTCCTTTTTCTTGTTCTGGCTGTTCAGAGTGCTTGTGCCCGGAGTGGGGAACGGTCCGGTGGTTCAGAATACTGGCCACCTGTAATGAAGGAGTCTAAACCGTGGACACGCTGGTGGTGGATGGGCAGTGCGGTGAGAGAAGCTGAACTGGAACGATTGCTGAACGATTATGCTTCAAAGGGATTCGGGGGTGTTGAAATTACTCCCATTTACGGGGTCAGAGGGGAAGAGAGCAATTATATAGACTTTCTTTCTCCGGAGTGGATGGAGATGCTCTCCCTGACCATCGGGGCAGCCTCCCGGAATCAAATGGGAGTGGATATGAATACGGGCACCGGCTGGCCCTTTGGCGGGCCCCATGTCACTTCAGAACATGCGGCAAAGAGGCTCCGCTTTTATTCCCTGGAGAGGGCTGCTGGTGATTCCATCCAATCCTTCATAAAGGGCTTTGCTTCAAAGCAAGGAGAGACTCTGCTGGCCCTCTCCGGAATCAGCGAATCCGGAGAACGGCTCAACCTCCTGCAACAACAGGCAAAGCCGGGAGGATTCGATAACGGCGTGTGGACTCTTTATGCCGCGACTCAGGAGAATACCGGTCAGCTGGTGAAACGGGCAGCTCCGGGAGGCGAGGGACCCGTCTTCAATCATTTTTCCAGGGCGGCCACGGAACAATATCTGGACCGCTTCGATGCTGCCATGCAGGGAATAAATCCAGGTATTCGATGCTTTTTCAACGATAGTTATGAACTGGGTTATGCGAGCAGTACAGACGATTTGTTTGAGACTTTTAAACGCAGAAAGGCTTACGATTTATCTCTCTATCTGATGGAGTTGTCGGGCCAGGGGAGTGATGATATTACCGGCCGAATAAAAGCTGATTACCGGGATGTACTCGGGAAAATGCTCCTGGAGAATTTTACGGAAACATGGAACTCCCGGGCACACAGCTACGGGATCAGGACCAGGAATCAGGCACACGGTTCGCCTGCAAACCTGCTGGATCTCTATTCCCTGGTAGATGTGCCTGAAGTGGAGACTTTTAATGCGACTTTCTTTCCCTTTCTGGAAAAATATCTGGCAAAAAACGGGACCAAATACACTGAAAGCAATCGTTTATTCAGGAAACTGGCCACTTCCGCGGCGCATATGAAGGGGGGAAGACTGGTTTCCTGTGAAACCTTTACCTGGCTGAATGAACATTTCAGGACCCCCCTGTACCAGTGCAAGCCTGAGATTGATCATCTTTTTGCCGAAGGGATCAACCATCTTATCTTTCATGGTACGGCCTACTCCCCCGAAACGGCTGAATGGCCGGGCTGGCTTTTTTATGCCTCCGTGCACATGGAACCAAACAATCCTCAATGGGAAGATATTGGTGCTATGAATAGCTATATAACCCGCTGCCAGTCAGTGCTTCAGCAGGGAGAGCACCGCAGCGATCTGTTGGTTTACTGGTCGCCGGACGAATACAATCACTCGCCGGAGGGGCTGGAGCTGAGACTTTCCCTGCATACTGCCGGGAACTGGATGAGGATGCCGGAAATAGATAGCTTGTACGACAAAGGCTATCAGTTTGACTTTATTTCCGACAGGATCATTGCTTCATGTGAGGTCAGGGATGGAAGGATTTTCACCCATGGGAAGGTGCCTTATACGGCCATTTTTATACCGAAGCTTCAGAGAATCCGGCTGGAGACCTTCAAAAAACTGCTTCAGATGGCTGAGAAAGGAGCCCCCGTAATCTTCAGCAACATCCCGGAGCGGGTTACCGGATTCAGAGACTTTCAAATGCAGGAGGCGGAACTTGCCGCTCTGATTGCCTCTCTGAGATTCGACGAGCAGCGGGGAATCCGTATGGCTTCCCGTGGAGAAGGTTCTGTCTTTCAAGGCGAACTGCAGCAGGTGTTGGCTTTTCTCGGCATTACCAGGGAGACGCTGGCTGACCATGGTATTAAAGCTATATCCAGGATTACGGATAAAGGCACGTACTATTTTATTGCCAATCACGAACGGGAAGGGATTGATGCCTGGGTAAGTTTCTGCCGCGGAGGGAGATCTGCCTTATTCATGGATCCCATGAGCGGTCAGGTAAGCCAGGCTGAATCAACGTTCGATGGGGAAGCAGGACGGGTACACGTGGTGCTGAAACCCGGGGCTTCCATGATCATCTTCTTTACCAACGAAGAGGTGGCCGGTGTGGATCCGCATCCTTATTACAGGGAAGAAGACAAAATGGAGCTTCCGGGCCCCTGGTCATTGAAAACTATCAGGGGTTTTCAGGCATATCCGACGGATACCTTACTTGTAAAACCTGTTTACTGGAGTGATATCTCCGGGGCTGACTTTAAACGCTTTGCAGGGACCTGCGAGTATTCAACCCGTTTTCACCTGGACAAAATCCCCGGAGATAATTACCTGCTCCGTTTTGAAGGGGTGGAGGCCTCGGCCCGGGTATTTGTGAACGGGCAGGAGGCAGGTGTGCTCTGGAGCTTCCCCTTTGAGATGAAAGTGGGGCATTTGTTGCAAGAGGGAGAGAATGAACTCCGGGTCCGGGTATCGAATCTGGGGGCAAATGCAATCAGGGAACTGGACCGGCGCCGGACTGACTGGAAAAAGTTTCATGACATTAACTTTGTGAACGTGGATTACAAATCCTTCGATGCATCCGGCTGGGATATTCTTCCATCCGGCATCGGAGGAATCGTGGAACTGGTCCGGCTGAAACCCGGAAATTGCCTTTAA
- a CDS encoding carboxylesterase family protein, translating to MMHLRNNMICLVLVLLLGSCTGRPAGVGELVHLQEGQIKGVRDSGSGVISYKGIPFAAPPLGELRWKAPQRVEAWEGVLECTDFGPSPVQGPPVPFMFWSEEFLIPPEPISEDCLYLNVWTRAENAGEKLPVIVYIYGGGFRSGGSGCAIYDGTSMASRGVVFVSINYRVGLFGFLAHPGLSAETEYGSSGNYGILDMIAALKWVNRNIERFGGDPGNVTIAGQSAGAFGVSYLTVSPLAKGLFHRAIAESGASFVSSPLRPQMNLQDAEKLGVEFAESLGANSVADLRALPSDSVLSAQGGLQSPYVDGYVIPEAVMDVYAGGKQNDVPVIIGWNRDDRMLSRPQTAAVFREQIRERFGASADDFLAVYPSDTEEEAARSQFDMSRDQTFAIQVYTWAGMQARTGNSEAWVYNFNRALPAYTPETAFGAFHSGEIVYAYDNLHTLDRPWEAVDHKIAGQMSAYWVNFAKTGNPNGPGLPAWDPYDAVKEQLLVLDRITGQQTLPDRAKLGFWKAWYAREAG from the coding sequence ATGATGCACTTAAGGAACAATATGATTTGTCTGGTACTGGTCCTGCTACTGGGATCCTGTACCGGCAGACCTGCCGGAGTAGGCGAGCTGGTACATCTGCAGGAGGGGCAGATTAAAGGGGTAAGGGACTCCGGATCGGGAGTGATTTCTTATAAGGGAATTCCCTTTGCGGCTCCGCCTTTGGGCGAGCTGAGATGGAAAGCCCCTCAGAGAGTGGAAGCCTGGGAGGGAGTGCTGGAGTGTACTGATTTTGGTCCAAGTCCGGTACAGGGGCCCCCGGTGCCCTTTATGTTCTGGTCAGAGGAGTTCCTGATTCCCCCTGAACCGATCAGCGAAGACTGCCTCTATCTGAATGTATGGACCCGGGCGGAAAATGCCGGGGAGAAGCTTCCGGTTATCGTATATATCTACGGCGGAGGCTTTCGCTCCGGTGGGAGCGGATGTGCCATTTATGACGGAACTTCCATGGCATCCAGGGGAGTGGTTTTTGTAAGCATCAACTACCGGGTGGGACTATTTGGCTTTCTGGCCCACCCAGGCCTATCCGCCGAAACGGAATATGGCAGTTCGGGCAATTATGGCATCCTGGATATGATTGCCGCCCTGAAGTGGGTAAACAGGAATATTGAACGCTTTGGAGGAGATCCGGGAAATGTAACCATTGCCGGCCAATCGGCGGGTGCATTCGGAGTCAGTTACCTGACGGTTTCTCCTCTGGCCAAAGGACTTTTCCACAGGGCCATCGCCGAGAGCGGGGCTTCCTTTGTTTCCAGTCCGCTCCGGCCGCAAATGAATCTTCAGGATGCCGAAAAGCTGGGAGTTGAATTTGCTGAAAGTCTGGGGGCGAATTCCGTAGCTGATCTGAGAGCACTTCCTTCCGATTCTGTTCTGTCGGCACAGGGGGGGCTTCAATCGCCATATGTGGATGGATATGTAATACCGGAGGCAGTAATGGATGTCTATGCCGGAGGAAAACAGAATGATGTGCCAGTGATCATCGGGTGGAACAGGGACGACAGAATGTTATCACGGCCGCAGACGGCTGCTGTTTTCCGGGAACAGATCCGGGAAAGATTTGGTGCATCGGCAGATGATTTCTTAGCCGTTTATCCCAGTGATACCGAGGAAGAGGCTGCCCGGTCCCAGTTTGATATGAGCCGTGACCAGACCTTCGCGATCCAGGTCTATACCTGGGCCGGAATGCAGGCCCGGACCGGAAACTCTGAAGCCTGGGTGTACAATTTTAACAGGGCCCTGCCTGCTTACACTCCTGAAACAGCTTTCGGTGCATTCCATTCGGGTGAGATTGTCTATGCCTATGATAACCTGCATACACTGGACCGTCCCTGGGAGGCTGTTGATCATAAAATTGCCGGTCAGATGTCGGCATACTGGGTAAATTTTGCAAAGACCGGAAATCCGAACGGACCCGGTCTGCCCGCATGGGATCCCTACGATGCGGTGAAGGAGCAGCTCCTGGTACTGGATCGTATTACCGGGCAACAAACTCTGCCCGACCGTGCAAAACTGGGTTTCTGGAAAGCCTGGTATGCCCGGGAAGCGGGGTAA
- a CDS encoding MFS transporter: MKRSFYLLILIFLVFFAISFLTNILGSINPNVTDSFALSGTLTGMLPFSFFIAYAIMSIPSGMFVQRYGEKRSLILAWILAFSGALIFSTFPKFPVFLGSLFLIGSGMALLQVALYPLLRVVGGEEHFAFNSVIAQLVFGAASFVSPFVYSYLVTNLGNPASEGGFLLDLISKLTPLQLPWVSIYLVFSLVSFLMLVIILSTRFPVVIRREDEIVGAWATHLELFRSRKVILFFLGIFAYVGTEQGIANWISEFLRTYHGLAPELEGARTVGMFWGMMTLGCFLGLGLLKLLDSRLVLGIFTSAALVILTFTLFGSVKVALFGFAALGFCLSVMYAIIFSLALNSVTRYHGSFAGILCTAIAGGAIFSLLIGRLKDMIGLQPGMVILYLPLVYILSIAFWARPLVSNATIRKSGEKS; the protein is encoded by the coding sequence ATGAAACGCTCATTCTACCTCCTTATCCTGATCTTCCTGGTCTTTTTTGCCATCTCCTTTCTGACCAATATCCTGGGATCCATCAATCCCAATGTGACGGATAGTTTTGCACTGTCGGGTACGCTGACCGGCATGCTTCCCTTCTCCTTTTTCATTGCCTACGCCATCATGTCTATTCCTTCCGGCATGTTTGTGCAGCGCTACGGGGAGAAAAGGAGCCTCATCCTGGCCTGGATCCTGGCCTTTTCGGGGGCCCTGATCTTCTCCACCTTCCCGAAGTTTCCAGTATTCCTGGGGTCGCTTTTTCTGATCGGAAGCGGTATGGCCCTGCTGCAGGTGGCCCTTTATCCGCTGCTGAGAGTGGTTGGAGGCGAGGAGCACTTTGCCTTTAATTCGGTTATCGCACAGCTGGTATTCGGAGCGGCCTCCTTTGTGAGCCCTTTCGTATACTCTTATCTGGTCACGAACCTGGGGAATCCTGCTTCTGAAGGAGGATTCTTGCTTGACCTGATTTCAAAACTGACTCCGCTTCAGCTGCCCTGGGTCTCAATCTACCTGGTATTTTCACTGGTCAGTTTTCTGATGTTGGTGATCATCCTCTCCACCAGGTTTCCTGTTGTTATTCGCAGGGAGGATGAGATCGTTGGCGCCTGGGCCACTCATCTGGAGTTATTCAGAAGCCGGAAAGTCATTCTCTTTTTCCTGGGGATATTTGCTTACGTGGGAACGGAGCAGGGGATCGCCAACTGGATTTCTGAATTCCTGAGAACCTATCACGGGCTGGCTCCGGAGCTGGAAGGGGCCAGGACCGTTGGCATGTTCTGGGGCATGATGACCCTTGGCTGCTTCCTTGGACTGGGTCTGCTCAAACTCCTGGATAGCAGGCTGGTGCTTGGGATTTTTACCTCTGCGGCCCTGGTAATATTAACTTTCACCCTGTTTGGGAGTGTGAAAGTGGCCCTCTTTGGTTTTGCAGCGCTGGGTTTTTGTCTTTCGGTCATGTACGCCATCATCTTTTCCCTGGCGCTGAACAGCGTCACCAGGTATCATGGCTCTTTTGCCGGAATTCTCTGCACAGCCATAGCCGGGGGAGCCATCTTTTCTTTGTTGATAGGGCGGTTGAAGGATATGATCGGACTGCAGCCCGGGATGGTAATTCTTTACCTGCCGCTGGTCTATATCCTGAGCATTGCTTTCTGGGCCAGACCCCTGGTTAGCAATGCCACCATCCGGAAGTCGGGAGAAAAGAGCTGA
- a CDS encoding NUDIX domain-containing protein, which yields MRLPSEKEYLSHIAYDSVIFGFSGKELKILVMKYHHTGHYALPGGFVRRDEDLSAAVERGVGERTGLSNIYLEQFHTFGSLRRHDPGTMRDILEARGLHPGPTHWMLDRYFSIAYYALINYKNVDPKPDSLSDSIDWYHIHRLPPLMLDHNEIVSMALQTLRNNLDRKLIGVNLLPEKFTMKELQEVHEAILEKKLRRTSFQRKMLSLEILDRHEKRYSGEAHKAPYLYSFKK from the coding sequence ATGAGACTACCTTCCGAAAAGGAGTACTTATCGCATATTGCCTACGACTCCGTTATCTTCGGATTCTCCGGGAAGGAGTTAAAGATCCTGGTGATGAAATACCACCATACCGGCCACTATGCATTGCCAGGCGGATTTGTACGGCGCGATGAGGATCTCTCCGCCGCAGTGGAGCGGGGAGTCGGGGAACGAACCGGGCTCAGCAACATCTACCTGGAACAGTTTCATACCTTTGGCAGCCTCCGGCGGCACGATCCGGGTACCATGAGGGATATCCTGGAAGCCCGGGGATTGCATCCCGGGCCCACGCACTGGATGCTCGACCGGTATTTCTCCATCGCCTATTATGCCCTGATAAACTACAAGAACGTGGATCCAAAACCCGATTCTCTATCCGATTCCATCGATTGGTATCACATTCACAGGCTCCCCCCCCTGATGCTGGATCATAATGAGATCGTGTCCATGGCCCTGCAAACCCTACGGAATAACCTGGACCGTAAACTGATCGGAGTGAACCTGCTTCCTGAAAAATTTACCATGAAGGAACTGCAGGAGGTGCATGAAGCGATCCTGGAGAAGAAACTCAGGCGAACCTCCTTTCAGCGCAAAATGCTGAGTCTGGAGATCCTGGACAGACATGAAAAGAGGTATTCCGGGGAAGCTCACAAGGCTCCTTATCTTTACAGTTTTAAGAAGTAA
- a CDS encoding alpha/beta hydrolase-fold protein produces MTNKKPQLFIVLGFIASLTLPAVGQQALFGGTDIVSPEIHEDHSVSFRVLAPAAGEVKLVGDWMPAEGWVPGSVDMKKDENGLWSYTTESMEPELYGYAYMIDGVRTNDPNNVFVSRDIATNTNILLIGGGQAGLYRVNDVPHGSLTRRWYNSPGLDMTRRITIYTPPAYETSQESYPVLYLLHGAGGDEEAWIELGRATQILDNLIAQGKVEPMIVVMPNGNVSQQAAPGEGIRGYYKPQFMEEGTMNGSYEASFMDIINFVEGNYRVKADMAHRAIAGLSMGGFHSLHISRYYPNTFDYVGLFSAAILPGQDICSEVYQDIEGTLKAQMENGYKLYWIGIGKTDFLYGNVTEYREKLDALGMPYTYRESEGGHIWKNWRVYLSEFAPLLFK; encoded by the coding sequence ATGACAAACAAGAAACCACAACTGTTCATTGTACTGGGATTCATAGCCTCCCTGACCCTTCCTGCTGTTGGCCAGCAAGCCCTGTTTGGGGGCACCGATATTGTCTCGCCGGAAATTCATGAGGATCATTCGGTAAGCTTCAGGGTGCTGGCCCCGGCTGCCGGGGAAGTAAAACTGGTGGGCGACTGGATGCCTGCTGAGGGCTGGGTTCCCGGGTCGGTCGACATGAAAAAGGATGAGAACGGGCTCTGGAGCTATACCACAGAGTCCATGGAACCGGAACTCTATGGATATGCTTATATGATTGACGGGGTCCGGACCAACGATCCGAACAATGTTTTTGTAAGCCGTGATATTGCCACAAATACCAATATTCTGCTTATCGGGGGTGGACAGGCCGGTCTTTACCGGGTCAATGATGTTCCTCACGGATCGCTTACCCGGCGCTGGTATAATTCCCCGGGACTTGACATGACCCGACGTATCACCATCTATACCCCTCCCGCTTATGAAACAAGCCAGGAGTCTTATCCGGTGCTGTATCTGTTGCATGGTGCAGGAGGAGATGAGGAAGCCTGGATTGAACTGGGCCGGGCCACACAGATTCTGGATAATCTGATCGCGCAGGGTAAGGTGGAACCCATGATCGTTGTCATGCCCAATGGCAATGTATCCCAGCAGGCTGCTCCCGGTGAAGGAATCCGCGGCTATTACAAGCCTCAGTTTATGGAAGAGGGGACCATGAACGGCAGCTACGAAGCTTCCTTTATGGATATTATTAATTTTGTGGAGGGCAACTACCGGGTCAAAGCAGACATGGCACACAGGGCCATAGCCGGTTTATCCATGGGCGGTTTCCATTCCCTGCATATCTCCCGTTACTATCCCAATACCTTTGACTATGTCGGACTTTTTTCTGCTGCCATACTGCCCGGACAGGATATATGCTCAGAGGTGTATCAGGATATTGAAGGAACGCTGAAGGCCCAGATGGAAAATGGCTACAAATTGTACTGGATCGGGATCGGTAAAACGGATTTCCTGTACGGGAATGTGACCGAGTACAGGGAGAAGCTGGATGCTCTGGGAATGCCCTATACCTACCGGGAAAGTGAAGGGGGGCATATCTGGAAGAACTGGAGGGTCTATCTTTCTGAGTTTGCTCCGCTTTTGTTTAAATAG
- a CDS encoding ATP-binding protein, with translation MAINRRNFFRALGITGVALGTGKELNAVPEKGAETEFYGILYDSTRCVGCQSCELACVMAQGLPEPDPEDYPMPGTIRKTNENRRTVINAYEHAELGEIYVKSQCMHCNTPACASACLTQAMHKTVEGPVIWRDRKCMGCRYCMVSCPFDVPKFEYFSSNPDIVKCDMCFDRLQEGQLPACVSDCPAEALTSGTRRELIAEARRRIHENPDLYYDGIYGEDEAGGTGYLYLSPVHLHKLLEETYRLMTHSIKIADISFLRDFKAGNDRVLCSPNQIKQACVALLVNASEAIQYRGEIIIRTTNPDKQHITISVIDNGTGISKEDMPHIFEPFFSTKRDTSGIGLGLSIVHGIVENHKGQIEVKTEPGQGTTIEITLSLTEV, from the coding sequence ATGGCTATTAACAGACGTAATTTTTTCAGGGCTTTAGGGATCACCGGGGTGGCACTTGGAACAGGCAAAGAGCTGAATGCCGTTCCTGAGAAAGGAGCTGAAACAGAGTTTTATGGAATTCTTTACGACTCGACCCGTTGTGTGGGATGTCAGAGTTGTGAACTGGCCTGCGTCATGGCTCAAGGTCTTCCTGAACCCGATCCGGAGGATTATCCCATGCCCGGGACCATACGGAAGACCAATGAAAACAGGCGTACAGTAATCAATGCCTACGAACATGCGGAGCTGGGAGAGATTTATGTAAAGAGCCAGTGTATGCACTGCAATACCCCGGCCTGTGCTTCGGCCTGTCTTACTCAGGCCATGCACAAGACCGTGGAAGGGCCTGTGATCTGGCGCGACCGAAAGTGTATGGGCTGCCGCTATTGCATGGTATCCTGCCCCTTTGATGTTCCAAAATTTGAATATTTCAGTTCCAACCCGGATATCGTGAAATGCGATATGTGCTTCGACCGCCTGCAGGAAGGCCAGTTGCCGGCATGTGTAAGCGATTGTCCGGCTGAGGCACTTACCTCCGGTACCCGCAGGGAACTGATTGCTGAAGCACGCCGCCGGATCCATGAGAATCCCGACCTCTATTACGATGGCATCTACGGCGAAGATGAGGCAGGAGGAACGGGATACCTGTACCTGTCGCCGGTTCACCTGCATAAACTGCTGGAGGAGACCTACCGTTTAATGACCCATTCCATCAAAATAGCCGATATCAGTTTTCTGAGGGATTTCAAAGCAGGAAACGACCGCGTGCTCTGTAGTCCGAACCAGATAAAGCAGGCCTGTGTGGCCCTGTTGGTAAATGCTTCAGAGGCCATCCAGTACCGGGGTGAAATTATCATTCGTACCACAAATCCGGATAAGCAGCATATCACCATCAGTGTGATAGATAATGGTACGGGAATTTCCAAAGAAGATATGCCACATATCTTTGAACCTTTCTTCTCCACCAAGAGAGATACCAGCGGGATAGGGCTGGGGCTCTCTATCGTGCATGGTATCGTGGAGAACCACAAGGGGCAGATCGAGGTGAAAACTGAGCCCGGCCAGGGAACAACTATTGAAATTACGCTTTCTCTTACGGAAGTCTAA
- a CDS encoding M20/M25/M40 family metallo-hydrolase, whose protein sequence is MYRKTHLFLILSTATLLHPVYAQNTKQKGLDAITRQAVNGQLEFLASDWTEGRAVGQAGAYMAADYIASLFQVYGLQPGGDMETERPTRAERMEGQRPLSYRTFFQNMNLVETRASDKNELSLTETTAGGTRTLNFTYKTDFSVQASGVSAELESSIVFVGYGLTDKKNNYDDFKDVDVKDKIILRLSGYPGHRDKSSKAYDTFSTNWGRGIYALMRAKNERASELGAAAVIEVDPGSDIPGSWAANLPFRVNSGNFEGVKPRASYYETRISLPGNERSSSAILITVSGRLLSELIKGSGVDPDAFQEKVKNSLKPESAVLAGKKLLIKTTVDSRIIRARNVVGVLPGKDTTGIIVIGAHYDHLGIHDGWIWNGADDNASGTVGVMSIAKACMATGVKPEKTIVFCAWTGEEKGLLGSRYFADHPYNDARMILNLNYHMTYTKAYQVLKDLTEKNLEEYQLNLDVEFRASERPRGGSDHSSFSQKEIPIMYFMAGFPPEYHEPDDHIKLVNWDKMIRIIKLGYLNIWDLANTDWGPGETQ, encoded by the coding sequence ATGTACAGAAAAACACATCTTTTCCTGATACTTAGCACAGCCACACTTCTCCATCCTGTTTACGCGCAGAATACCAAACAGAAAGGGCTCGATGCCATTACCCGCCAGGCAGTGAATGGCCAGCTGGAGTTTCTGGCCTCCGACTGGACCGAGGGAAGAGCTGTCGGACAGGCAGGAGCTTATATGGCGGCCGATTACATTGCCAGTCTCTTTCAGGTTTACGGGCTGCAACCCGGAGGAGATATGGAAACCGAAAGGCCAACCCGGGCTGAGCGAATGGAAGGACAGCGCCCCTTATCATACAGAACCTTCTTCCAGAATATGAACCTGGTGGAAACAAGGGCCAGTGATAAGAATGAATTGTCCCTGACCGAAACCACTGCAGGAGGTACGCGTACCCTTAACTTTACTTATAAAACTGACTTTTCCGTACAGGCCTCCGGAGTCTCTGCCGAGCTGGAATCGTCCATCGTCTTTGTGGGCTATGGCCTCACCGATAAAAAAAACAATTATGATGATTTTAAGGATGTAGATGTAAAAGATAAAATCATCCTGAGGTTATCGGGTTACCCGGGTCACAGAGACAAAAGCTCAAAAGCATATGATACCTTCTCGACTAACTGGGGCCGGGGCATATATGCCCTGATGCGTGCGAAAAATGAACGTGCTTCCGAGCTGGGAGCGGCTGCCGTTATTGAGGTGGACCCGGGAAGCGATATCCCCGGATCCTGGGCCGCGAACTTACCCTTCCGGGTGAATTCGGGGAACTTTGAAGGGGTGAAACCAAGGGCCTCCTATTATGAGACACGCATCAGCCTCCCCGGAAATGAACGAAGCAGCAGTGCCATTCTTATTACGGTTTCCGGGAGACTGTTGAGTGAACTAATCAAAGGTTCCGGGGTGGATCCGGACGCCTTCCAGGAAAAGGTGAAAAACTCCCTGAAACCCGAGTCCGCAGTACTTGCCGGGAAAAAACTCCTGATAAAGACTACCGTGGATTCCAGAATAATCCGGGCCAGAAATGTAGTGGGTGTTCTTCCGGGAAAAGATACGACCGGGATCATTGTGATCGGAGCACATTACGATCATCTGGGCATCCATGACGGCTGGATCTGGAACGGAGCCGACGACAACGCCTCCGGCACGGTGGGCGTGATGAGCATCGCCAAAGCATGCATGGCCACGGGCGTAAAACCCGAAAAAACCATCGTATTCTGTGCATGGACCGGTGAAGAGAAAGGACTGCTCGGATCCAGGTACTTTGCCGATCATCCCTATAACGATGCCAGGATGATCCTGAACCTCAACTACCACATGACCTACACCAAGGCCTACCAGGTATTGAAAGATCTGACAGAAAAGAACCTGGAGGAATACCAGCTGAATCTGGATGTGGAGTTCAGAGCCTCCGAACGTCCTCGGGGTGGCAGCGACCATTCCTCCTTCTCTCAGAAGGAAATACCCATCATGTACTTTATGGCAGGCTTTCCTCCCGAGTACCACGAGCCTGACGACCATATCAAGCTGGTTAACTGGGATAAGATGATCCGGATAATCAAGCTGGGCTACCTAAACATCTGGGACCTGGCCAATACGGATTGGGGACCCGGCGAAACCCAATAA